In one window of Opitutus sp. GAS368 DNA:
- a CDS encoding hybrid non-ribosomal peptide synthetase/type I polyketide synthase has translation MSQPDQNHEDIAVIGLAGRFPGARDPGEFWRNLRDGVESVAFFTAGELQPSPLDGPLPKDDPHVVRARALLAQPEWFDAAFFGVNPREAELMDPQHRLLLECAWEALENAGVNPDTCPGSIGVFAGASLNTYLLANVLPQAAALRRAGGFQALLASDKDFLTTRISYKLNLRGPSLNVQTACSTSLVAVSLACQNLLGYHCDLALAGGVSVSFPQKKGLRHQEGGIVSPDGHCRPFDADAAGTVPGDGAGLVLLKRLSEALADGDSVHAIIRGCAINNDGALKIGYTAPSIDGQAEVIAQAQAQAGVEPETISYIETHGTGTPLGDPIEVAGLTKAFAKTRATGFCALGAAKANIGHLDTAAGIAGFIKTVLALEHRQLPPVLHYRRPNPKIDFAGGPFYVNDRLRDWPANGTPRRAGVSSFGIGGTNAHVVLEEAPAVPPSDPAGPWQLLVLSARTATALDAATANLAQHLETHPDLNLADVAWTLQAGRKPFAHRRALVCRDAGDAIGALRGADPKHLLTGEPAGAEAPVVFLFPGQGAQHVDMARGLYEAEPLFRETVDRCCEILQPHLGLDLRAVLYPAAARRDEAARQLGQTGFTQPALFVIEYALARLWMSRGIRPAAMLGHSLGEYVAACLAGVFTLEDALALVAARARLVQQQPAGAMLAVRLPEAGVTGLISPPLALAAVNAPNLCVVSGPIGAIAALETRLGEGGTACRRLATSHAFHSEMMEPVRDAFLAEVRKVKLSPPQLPYVSNVTGRWITAAEATDPAYWAGHLRQPVRYADGIGTLFREQRPVLLEVGPGQTLGPLARQHPAAGAGPGIVCSLGRTNEGPGDVPAFLQALARLWLAGVAPEWSGLHAPARRRRVPLPTYPFERQRFWIEPPAATANDLVPPPAGDDDAEEAAAPAPRPAAADTAGSTLLARLRALFHELSGTELAGDRGRASFHELGFDSLFLTQVSLAVQDKFGVEVTMRQLLEQFPSLEKLAAHLEQLHPAPAGQSNAPLPLAATEPATTVPLTDAQSEIWFAAQLGAGVSAAYNESCTLHLHGLLDVPALRCAVQQLVDRHEALRTTFDAAGDGQHIAADGRAELPVADLSAADPAATTEMRLARFIDDLVPEPFDLVRGPLWRMRLAQLAEDHHALVLVAHHIICDGWSMHLLVYELGELYTALRRGEAAKLPPPARFSAYARHQAERQQAPAFAAAETYWLGQFAGPVPVLDLPADRPRPATRTYAGAHQGRALPPAITAGVRQLAAEHGCTIFTVLLSVFTTLLHRLSGQDDLVVGVPAAAQVLGGRRNLVGHCANLLPIRSRLDDGQTGGDFLAATRHRVLDAFEHWQHPFGGLLRKLNLPRDPNRVPLANVTFNLGRLHGVLRFGELDAKIAINPKSFVNFDLNFNVTEADGALTFDCHYSTELFDRDTIARLLERYEFLLGSAAANLPHAVHRGPLLLPAELRAVTAGWNRTAADYPRDLCLHEMFAEQARRTPGATALVHGEERWTYRDLNERANQVAHHLRRLGVNPDTPVGICTARTPAMVAGVLGILKAGGAYVPLDPAYPAERLAFMLEDAGAKVLLTQGAPRFPVPRSLPPGALLRLDADWPEKFAPERTTDPVADARAGHLAYVIYTSGSTGRPKGVAIEHRSAVAFVHWAHGTFTPGELRGVLAATSLSFDLSVFELFVPLTCGGTVILADNALQLPALPARDEVTLVNTVPSAITELLRTGDLPASVRTVNLAGEPLAAPLVAQLYARPAVQKVHDLYGPTETTTYSTCALRLPDGPATIGRPIANTQVYLLDRHQQLVPPGTPGELWIGGAGLARGYLNRPELTAEKFPTLAVGDTPPARLYRTGDLARHRPDGSLEYLGRLDHQVKIRGYRIELGEVTAVLARHPAVHECVVIVREDTPGDRRLVAYLTPRPGANPDGPALRAALASALPDHMVPSAFVRLDRLPHTPNGKIDRRALPAPGHDRSEVETTYAAPRSTTEEVLAGIWCTVLGLKQVGVHDNFFDLGGHSLLVTQVLARVRQAFHVGLSLRRAFESPTVAQLAAAVEAALVEEIQTLSDEEAARLVAHAALPPAD, from the coding sequence ATGAGCCAACCGGACCAAAACCACGAGGACATCGCCGTCATCGGCCTCGCCGGCCGCTTCCCGGGCGCCCGCGATCCCGGCGAATTCTGGCGCAATCTCCGTGACGGGGTCGAGTCGGTCGCCTTCTTCACGGCCGGCGAGCTGCAGCCCTCCCCGCTCGACGGCCCGCTGCCCAAGGACGATCCCCACGTCGTGCGCGCGCGCGCGTTGCTCGCCCAGCCCGAGTGGTTCGACGCCGCCTTCTTCGGCGTCAACCCGCGCGAGGCCGAGCTCATGGACCCGCAGCACCGCCTGCTGCTCGAATGCGCGTGGGAGGCGCTGGAAAACGCCGGCGTGAATCCCGACACCTGCCCCGGCTCCATCGGCGTCTTCGCCGGCGCCAGCCTCAACACCTACCTGCTCGCCAACGTGCTGCCACAAGCCGCGGCGCTCCGCCGCGCGGGCGGGTTCCAGGCGCTGCTGGCCAGCGACAAGGATTTCCTGACGACGCGCATCTCCTACAAGCTCAACCTGCGCGGCCCGAGCCTCAACGTGCAGACGGCCTGCTCCACCTCGCTGGTCGCCGTCAGCCTCGCCTGCCAGAACCTGCTCGGCTACCATTGCGACCTCGCCCTCGCCGGCGGCGTGTCCGTTTCCTTCCCGCAGAAAAAGGGCCTGCGTCACCAGGAGGGCGGCATCGTCTCGCCCGACGGCCATTGCCGGCCCTTCGACGCCGACGCCGCCGGCACCGTGCCGGGCGACGGCGCCGGGCTGGTTCTGCTCAAGCGGCTCTCCGAGGCGCTGGCCGACGGCGATTCCGTCCACGCGATCATCCGCGGCTGCGCCATCAACAACGACGGCGCCCTCAAGATCGGCTACACCGCGCCCAGCATCGACGGCCAGGCCGAGGTCATCGCCCAGGCGCAGGCCCAGGCCGGCGTCGAGCCGGAGACCATCTCTTATATAGAGACGCACGGCACCGGCACGCCGCTCGGCGATCCCATCGAGGTCGCCGGCCTGACCAAGGCCTTCGCCAAGACCCGTGCGACCGGCTTCTGCGCGCTCGGCGCCGCCAAGGCCAACATCGGCCACCTCGACACCGCCGCCGGCATCGCCGGCTTCATCAAGACCGTGCTCGCCCTGGAGCACCGGCAGCTGCCGCCCGTGCTCCACTACCGCCGGCCGAACCCGAAGATCGATTTCGCCGGCGGCCCCTTTTACGTGAACGACCGGCTGCGCGACTGGCCGGCCAACGGCACGCCCCGGCGCGCCGGCGTCAGCTCCTTCGGCATCGGCGGCACCAACGCCCACGTCGTGCTCGAGGAAGCGCCGGCCGTTCCGCCCTCCGATCCCGCCGGCCCGTGGCAGCTGCTCGTGCTGTCCGCCCGGACCGCCACCGCGCTCGACGCCGCGACGGCCAACCTGGCGCAGCATCTCGAAACCCACCCCGACCTCAACCTCGCCGATGTCGCCTGGACGCTGCAGGCCGGGCGCAAGCCCTTCGCGCACCGCCGCGCGCTGGTCTGCCGTGACGCGGGAGATGCGATCGGCGCCCTGCGCGGAGCCGACCCCAAGCACCTGCTCACCGGCGAACCCGCCGGGGCGGAGGCTCCCGTCGTCTTCCTCTTTCCCGGCCAGGGCGCACAACATGTCGACATGGCGCGCGGCCTGTATGAAGCCGAGCCGCTCTTTCGCGAGACGGTGGACCGCTGCTGCGAAATCCTGCAACCCCATCTCGGGCTCGACCTGCGCGCCGTGCTTTATCCCGCGGCGGCACGGCGCGACGAGGCCGCGCGGCAGCTCGGGCAGACTGGGTTCACGCAGCCGGCCCTGTTCGTCATCGAATATGCGCTGGCGCGGTTGTGGATGAGCCGTGGCATCCGCCCGGCGGCCATGCTCGGCCACAGTCTCGGCGAATACGTCGCGGCGTGTCTCGCCGGCGTGTTCACGCTGGAGGACGCGCTTGCGCTCGTCGCGGCGCGCGCGCGGCTGGTACAGCAGCAGCCGGCCGGGGCGATGCTGGCCGTGCGACTGCCGGAGGCCGGGGTGACGGGATTGATCAGTCCGCCGCTGGCGCTCGCCGCGGTCAACGCGCCCAATCTTTGCGTCGTTTCCGGCCCGATCGGGGCCATCGCCGCGCTGGAGACGCGGCTCGGCGAGGGCGGAACCGCCTGCCGGCGGCTCGCGACCTCGCATGCCTTTCATTCGGAGATGATGGAGCCGGTGCGGGACGCCTTCCTCGCGGAGGTGCGGAAGGTGAAGCTGTCGCCGCCGCAACTGCCCTATGTCTCCAACGTCACCGGTCGCTGGATCACGGCGGCGGAGGCGACCGACCCGGCCTACTGGGCCGGGCATCTGCGGCAACCGGTGCGCTATGCCGATGGCATCGGCACACTGTTCCGCGAACAACGGCCCGTCCTGCTCGAGGTCGGCCCGGGCCAGACGCTCGGCCCCCTCGCCCGGCAGCATCCGGCCGCCGGCGCCGGGCCGGGCATCGTCTGCTCGCTGGGGCGCACGAACGAGGGTCCGGGCGATGTTCCGGCATTCCTGCAGGCGCTGGCGCGCCTCTGGCTGGCGGGGGTCGCACCCGAATGGTCCGGCCTGCACGCGCCCGCCCGGCGCCGCCGGGTGCCGCTGCCCACGTATCCCTTCGAGCGCCAGCGCTTCTGGATCGAGCCGCCCGCCGCCACCGCGAACGACCTTGTCCCGCCGCCGGCCGGGGACGACGACGCGGAGGAAGCCGCGGCTCCGGCCCCGCGTCCGGCCGCCGCCGACACCGCCGGGAGCACGCTGCTCGCCCGGCTGCGGGCGCTTTTCCACGAACTCTCGGGCACCGAGCTGGCGGGCGACCGGGGCCGGGCGAGTTTCCATGAACTCGGGTTCGACTCCCTCTTTCTCACCCAGGTCAGCCTGGCGGTACAGGACAAGTTCGGGGTGGAGGTCACCATGCGCCAGCTGCTCGAGCAGTTCCCCTCCCTGGAAAAACTGGCCGCCCACCTCGAACAGCTGCACCCGGCCCCGGCCGGGCAGAGCAACGCCCCGCTCCCCCTGGCCGCGACCGAGCCCGCCACGACCGTGCCGTTGACGGACGCCCAGAGCGAAATCTGGTTCGCCGCCCAGCTGGGCGCCGGGGTGTCCGCCGCCTACAACGAATCGTGCACCCTGCATCTGCACGGATTGCTCGACGTCCCGGCGCTGCGCTGCGCCGTGCAACAGCTCGTCGACCGGCACGAGGCGCTGCGCACCACGTTCGACGCCGCCGGGGACGGCCAGCACATCGCCGCGGACGGCCGCGCGGAGCTGCCCGTCGCGGACCTTTCCGCCGCGGACCCCGCCGCGACCACGGAGATGCGCCTCGCCCGCTTCATCGACGATCTCGTGCCGGAGCCGTTCGATCTCGTGCGGGGTCCGCTGTGGCGGATGCGGCTCGCGCAGCTCGCCGAGGACCACCACGCGCTCGTGCTGGTGGCGCACCACATCATTTGCGACGGCTGGTCGATGCACCTGCTGGTCTACGAACTCGGCGAGCTTTACACGGCGCTCCGCCGGGGCGAGGCCGCGAAGCTCCCGCCGCCGGCGCGGTTCAGCGCCTACGCCCGCCACCAGGCGGAGCGCCAGCAGGCGCCGGCCTTCGCCGCCGCCGAGACCTACTGGCTCGGCCAGTTTGCCGGCCCGGTGCCGGTGCTGGACCTGCCCGCCGACCGGCCGCGCCCCGCCACCCGCACCTATGCCGGCGCGCACCAGGGCCGCGCGCTGCCCCCCGCCATCACCGCCGGCGTGCGGCAACTGGCGGCGGAGCACGGCTGCACGATCTTCACGGTGCTGCTGTCCGTTTTCACCACGCTGTTGCACCGGCTGAGCGGACAGGACGACCTCGTGGTCGGCGTGCCCGCCGCGGCCCAGGTTCTCGGCGGCCGGCGGAACCTCGTCGGCCACTGCGCCAACCTCCTGCCCATCCGCAGCCGGCTCGACGACGGCCAGACCGGCGGCGACTTCCTGGCCGCGACGCGCCACCGGGTGCTGGACGCGTTCGAGCACTGGCAGCACCCGTTCGGCGGCCTGCTGCGCAAGCTGAACCTGCCGCGCGACCCCAACCGCGTGCCCCTGGCGAACGTGACCTTCAACCTCGGCCGCCTGCACGGCGTGCTGCGCTTCGGCGAGCTGGACGCGAAGATCGCGATCAACCCGAAGAGCTTCGTCAACTTCGACCTCAACTTCAACGTCACGGAGGCCGACGGCGCGCTCACCTTCGACTGCCATTACAGCACGGAGCTCTTCGACCGCGACACCATCGCGCGGCTGCTGGAGCGCTACGAGTTCCTGCTCGGTTCGGCCGCGGCCAACCTGCCCCACGCCGTGCACCGCGGGCCGCTGCTCCTGCCCGCCGAACTGCGCGCGGTGACCGCCGGCTGGAACCGCACCGCCGCCGACTATCCGCGCGACCTGTGCCTGCACGAGATGTTCGCGGAGCAGGCGCGCCGCACCCCCGGGGCCACCGCGCTGGTCCACGGCGAGGAGCGCTGGACCTACCGGGACCTCAACGAGCGCGCCAACCAGGTGGCGCACCACCTGCGGCGGCTCGGCGTCAACCCCGACACCCCGGTCGGCATCTGCACCGCCCGCACCCCCGCCATGGTGGCCGGCGTGCTCGGCATCCTCAAGGCCGGCGGCGCGTATGTGCCGCTCGATCCGGCCTATCCCGCCGAACGCCTCGCGTTCATGCTGGAGGACGCCGGCGCGAAGGTGCTCCTCACGCAGGGTGCGCCCCGTTTCCCGGTGCCGCGCTCCCTCCCGCCGGGCGCCCTGCTCCGGCTCGACGCCGACTGGCCGGAAAAATTCGCCCCCGAACGCACCACCGACCCGGTCGCGGACGCGCGCGCCGGCCACCTCGCCTACGTCATCTACACCTCCGGCTCGACCGGCCGGCCCAAGGGCGTGGCCATCGAGCACCGCAGCGCGGTGGCCTTCGTCCACTGGGCCCACGGGACCTTCACCCCCGGGGAACTGCGCGGCGTGCTCGCCGCCACCTCGCTGAGCTTCGACCTGTCGGTGTTCGAGCTCTTCGTGCCGCTCACCTGCGGCGGGACGGTGATCCTCGCCGACAACGCCCTGCAGCTGCCCGCGCTGCCGGCCCGCGACGAGGTCACGCTGGTCAACACCGTGCCCTCCGCCATCACGGAACTGCTCCGTACCGGCGACCTCCCGGCGTCCGTGCGCACGGTCAACCTCGCCGGCGAACCGCTGGCCGCGCCGCTCGTCGCCCAGCTCTATGCCCGGCCGGCCGTGCAAAAGGTCCACGATCTCTACGGGCCGACGGAGACCACCACCTACTCGACCTGCGCCCTGCGCCTGCCCGACGGACCGGCGACCATCGGCCGGCCGATCGCCAACACGCAGGTCTACCTGCTCGACCGGCACCAGCAGCTTGTGCCGCCCGGCACGCCGGGCGAACTGTGGATCGGCGGCGCCGGCCTGGCGCGCGGCTACCTCAACCGCCCCGAGCTGACCGCGGAAAAGTTTCCCACCCTGGCCGTCGGCGACACGCCCCCCGCGCGGCTCTATCGCACGGGCGACCTCGCCCGCCACCGGCCCGACGGCAGCCTCGAGTATCTCGGCCGCCTCGACCACCAGGTCAAGATCCGCGGCTACCGCATCGAGCTGGGCGAGGTCACGGCCGTGCTCGCGCGGCATCCGGCCGTGCACGAGTGCGTCGTCATCGTGCGGGAGGACACGCCGGGCGACCGGCGGCTGGTGGCCTACCTCACCCCGCGGCCCGGCGCCAACCCGGACGGCCCGGCGCTGCGGGCCGCGCTCGCGTCGGCCCTGCCGGACCACATGGTGCCCTCGGCCTTCGTGCGGCTGGACCGGCTGCCGCATACACCCAACGGCAAGATCGACCGCCGGGCGCTGCCCGCCCCCGGGCACGACCGGTCCGAGGTGGAAACCACCTATGCCGCCCCCCGCAGCACGACCGAGGAGGTGCTCGCCGGGATCTGGTGCACCGTGCTCGGGCTGAAGCAGGTGGGCGTCCACGACAACTTTTTCGACCTCGGCGGGCACTCGCTGCTGGTCACGCAGGTGCTCGCGCGCGTGCGGCAGGCGTTCCATGTCGGACTGTCGCTCCGCCGCGCCTTCGAGTCCCCCACCGTCGCCCAGCTGGCGGCCGCCGTCGAGGCCGCGCTGGTCGAGGAAATCCAAACCCTTTCCGACGAGGAGGCGGCCCGGCTCGTGGCGCACGCCGCGCTGCCGCCGGCGGACTGA